The following proteins are co-located in the Oncorhynchus clarkii lewisi isolate Uvic-CL-2024 chromosome 30, UVic_Ocla_1.0, whole genome shotgun sequence genome:
- the LOC139390167 gene encoding peroxiredoxin-like 2C isoform X2 yields MATDPPITQQITKDHPEIKRPPVNNFLCHTCKEYVDDLSRIPAEILKEAGLRLVVIGQSSHHHIESFCSLTGYPHDIYVDPERCIYKRLGMRRGEMSVESAKPSPHVKSGMLVGHMKSMWRAMTSPIFDFQGDPRQQGGAIIVGPGSEVHFAHFDMNRLDHMPINWLLQLSGVQHTLDLSDKPKIIVV; encoded by the exons ATGGCGACAGATCCACCTATAACGCAACAAATAACGAAGGATCATCCAGAGATCAAGAGACCACCCGTAAAT AATTTCTTGTGCCACACCTGCAAAGAATATGTGGATGATTTGAGCAGAATACCAGCGGAAATTCTAAAG GAAGCTGGTCTTAGACTGGTTGTTATTGGACAATCATCTCATCATCATATTGAG TCATTCTGCTCACTGACTGGCTACCCTCATGACATATACGTCGACCCAGAGAGATGCATATACAAAAGActggggatgaggagaggagagatgtctGTGGAATCAG ccaaACCTAGCCCTCATGTGAAGTCAGGTATGCTGGTGGGCCATATGAAGAGCATGTGGAGGGCCATGACCAGCCCTATATTTGACTTCCAGGGAGATCCTCGACAGCAGGGTGGAGCCATAATTGTTGGCCCAG gCTCTGAGGTCCATTTTGCCCATTTTGATATGAACCGGCTGGACCACATGCCCATCAACTGGTTGCTACAGCTGTCCGGAGTACAACACACACTGGACCTCAGTGATAAGCCAAAGATCATTGTTGTGTAG
- the LOC139390167 gene encoding peroxiredoxin-like 2C isoform X1 encodes MATDPPITQQITKDHPEIKRPPVNVRLEDVEDCLIYDRHGVSTFFKELYQDRKSVVIFVRNFLCHTCKEYVDDLSRIPAEILKEAGLRLVVIGQSSHHHIESFCSLTGYPHDIYVDPERCIYKRLGMRRGEMSVESAKPSPHVKSGMLVGHMKSMWRAMTSPIFDFQGDPRQQGGAIIVGPGSEVHFAHFDMNRLDHMPINWLLQLSGVQHTLDLSDKPKIIVV; translated from the exons ATGGCGACAGATCCACCTATAACGCAACAAATAACGAAGGATCATCCAGAGATCAAGAGACCACCCGTAAATGTTCGTCTTGAGGATGTAGAGGACTGTTTGATTTATGACCGACATGGAGTCTCAACTTTCTTCAAAGAGTTATACCAAGACAGGAAATCAGTCGTTATTTTTGTTCGG AATTTCTTGTGCCACACCTGCAAAGAATATGTGGATGATTTGAGCAGAATACCAGCGGAAATTCTAAAG GAAGCTGGTCTTAGACTGGTTGTTATTGGACAATCATCTCATCATCATATTGAG TCATTCTGCTCACTGACTGGCTACCCTCATGACATATACGTCGACCCAGAGAGATGCATATACAAAAGActggggatgaggagaggagagatgtctGTGGAATCAG ccaaACCTAGCCCTCATGTGAAGTCAGGTATGCTGGTGGGCCATATGAAGAGCATGTGGAGGGCCATGACCAGCCCTATATTTGACTTCCAGGGAGATCCTCGACAGCAGGGTGGAGCCATAATTGTTGGCCCAG gCTCTGAGGTCCATTTTGCCCATTTTGATATGAACCGGCTGGACCACATGCCCATCAACTGGTTGCTACAGCTGTCCGGAGTACAACACACACTGGACCTCAGTGATAAGCCAAAGATCATTGTTGTGTAG